From Anopheles coluzzii chromosome 3, AcolN3, whole genome shotgun sequence, the proteins below share one genomic window:
- the LOC120957398 gene encoding prostaglandin E synthase-like, whose translation MSLVFGQVEPAVFQAYAFWAAVLGLKMLLMSVLTGLKRGSKKVFSNPEDVKPGGKVAYDDPDVERVRRAHRNDMENILPYFIIGFLYMFTNPSVIVATNLFRLVAVVRISHTVFHVLVPVHKFRGMSWAIGFFTTAFMGVQIVLHFL comes from the exons ATGTCGCTAGTGTTCGGACAAGTCGAGCCGGCTGTTTTTCAAGCCTATGCCTTTTGGGCAGCCGTACTTGGGCTCAAGATGCTGCTCATGTCTGTGCTGACTGGCCTAAAGCGTGGCTCCAAAAAG GTCTTTTCGAATCCTGAAGACGTTAAGCCGGGTGGCAAGGTTGCGTATGACGATCCGGATGTGGAACGTGTTCGACG CGCCCATCGGAATGATATGGAAAATATTTTACCCTACTTCATCATCGGCTTCCTGTACATGTTCACCAATCCGAGTGTGATCGTTGCGACCAACCTGTTCCGTCTAGTAGCGGTCGTTCGCATCAGCCACACGGTGTTTCACGTACTCGTTCCAGTGCACAAGTTTCGGGGTATGTCCTGGGCAATCGGTTTCTTCACGACCGCCTTCATGGGCGTACAGATAGTGCTGCATTTTCTGTAG